CCACGGCCACAGGCCCGTTCACACGCACGCACAGGAGGACCACCATGGGCAAGCTCACCGGCAGGACCGCGCTCGTCACCGGGTCCAGCCGCGGTATCGGACGGGCGACGGCGATCCGTCTGGCCCGCGAGGGCGCGCTGGTCGCGGTGCACTGCTCCCGCGACATCCCGGGCGCCGACGACACCGTGGCCACGATCGAGAAGGAGGGCGGCCGGTCGTTCGCGGTGGCGGCCGAACTCGGCGTGTCCGGCGACGTACACGCGCTCTTCCTCGAGCTGGAGCGGGGTCTGAAGGAGCGCACCGGCACGGCCACGCTCGACATCCTGGTGAACAACGCGGGGGTGATGGGCGGGGTGGCCCCCGAGGACGTCACGCCCGAGCAGTTCGACCATCTGTTCGCCGTCAACGCCAAGGCGCCGTTCTTCCTGCTGCAGCGGGCGCTGCGGAACCTCCCCGACGGCGGGCGGGTCATCAACATCTCCTCCGGGCTGACCCGGTTCGCCAACCCGCAGGAAGTCGCGTACGCGATGACCAAGGGCGCGATCGACCAGCTGACGCTGCACTACGCCAAGTACCTCGGCCCGCGGAACATCACCGTGAACAGCGTGGGCCCCGGCATCACCGACAACGGGGCACCGGTCTTCGACAATCCGGAGGCGGTCGCCGAGATGGCGCGCTATTCGGTCTTCGAGCGGGTCGGCGAGACGAAGGACGTCGCCGATGTGGTGGCTTTCCTGGCGAGCGACGACGCCCGCTGGATCACCGGCTCCTACCTCGACGCCAGCGGCGGCACGCTGCTGCGCTGACCGGGCGGGCCGCCGTCCTCCCGCGGCCCGTCCCCGGCCGGCCGCGGCTCGGTCCCGATGCCCCGAGAGCCGCGGCCGGTCTGCGTCCCCCAGGCCCTCTCGTCGCGGCCGGACCGCGCAAGGCGCTCCGTCCCTGCCCCGAAGGTGGTCAGCACGTCATGACGGCAGTCTCCGCACGCCCCGGTACCGGCACCACCGGCGGCCACCGCGCTCTCCTCTTCGTGCTCGCCGGGAACATGCTCATCGACGCGCTCGAAGTGTCCGTGATGCTGGTCGCGCTGCCCGCTCTCGGAGACGACCTGGGGCTCTCGCCGTGGGGCACGCAGTGGGTGATGAGCGGTTTCGCGGCCGGTTTCGCGGCGCTGCTGCTGCTCGGCCCGCGTCTCGTCGCCCGCTGGGGGCGACGCCGGATGTATCTGGCCGCCCTGCTGGTCTTCGTCGCCGCCTCCGTAGCCGGCGGTCTGGCCGAGCAGAGCGAGGTCCTGGTGCTGACCCGGGTCGTCAAGGGCATGTGCGCCGCGCTCACCGCGCCGACCGGCCTCGCGATCATCGCAACCGCCTTCCCCGCGGGCGCCGAACAGCGCCGGGCCGTCTCCGTGTACTCGTGGTTCGGCGCCGCGGGGTTCACGGCCGGGCTGCTGTCCTCGGGGGCGCTGACCACGCTGAGCTGGCGCTGGGATCTCGTCTTCCCCGCGCCCATCGCCCTGCTCCTGCTGGTGTTCGGCGTCCGGCTGATCCCCAAGGACCCGGCGCCGGCCGCCGCGCCGCCACTGCGGCAGACGCTCGCCCACGTGGGGCGCAACGGCCCGTTCGTGCGCTCGGCGCTCTGCGCGGCGGCGCTCAACGGCACCTACCTCGGGCTGCTCCTGCTGCTCACCTACCGGATGCACACCGCGTGGGGCTGGGACTCCTGGCGCCTCGCGCTCGCCTTTCTGCCGGCCTGTGTACCGCTGGCGCTGTCGCTGCCCTTCGCGGGGCGGCTCGTGGCGCGGCTCGGCAGCGAGCGGCTGATCGTCGCGGGCGGCTGCGCGGCGACGGCCGGATGCCTGACCGCGCTGCTACGGGGGGCGCCCGACAGCTACGTCACCGGGGTGCTGCCGGTGCTGCTGCTGGTCGGCGCCGCCTTCGTGCTGTCGTTCGCCGCGCTCAACCTGCAGGCCCTGTCCGGGGTTTCCGCCGAGTGGAAGAGCCGGGCGGTGCCGGTCTATCAGACGGCCGTGCAGCTCGGGGCGGTGCTCGCGCTGCCAACAGTGGCCGCGCTGGCCGGTGCCGGGTACCGCCGGGCGGTGCTGTTCCTGACCGTGGTGTCGGCCCTGGGCGTGCTCGTCGCCGTAAGCCGAACCTCTGTGACCCGAACCTCTGCGCCCCGTAAGACAACGTGACGGCGGCCCCGATGGCCGTCCGCGCCCTGTGAACCTCACCTCCCGCGCCGGCCGGACAAGTTGACGTGGCCCGCACTCCCCGGCCCGCGCGGGACGTGCCGATGCCGCACCCGAACGCGAACGGAGATCAACGATGCGTGTCCTGTTCACCATCTTTCCCGCGACGGCACACCTGTATCCGGTCGTACCCCTCGCCTGGGCGCTGCAGAGCGCCGGGCACGAGGTCGTCGTGGCGAGCCACGCCGGTGTGGTGGACCCGGGAGTGATCGGGAACATCAGCGCGGCCGGGCTCACCGCCGTACCGCTGGGCACGCCGGACGAGCTGCCCCCGGCGCTCGGCGCGCACTCCGGGGAGGCCAAGCCGGACCGGCCCTCACTCGGCTTCGACCCCGCCGACGCGGAGGACGGCGCCTGGCGCACCGCGCGCTCCATCCTGACCGGCATGTTCTCGCTGCACTACCCGGCACCGGAGCGGGAGGGCGGCCGCCGTCCGGTCCTCGACAACCTCGTGGACTTCGCCCGGGCCTGGCGTCCCGACCTCGTGCTCTGGGATCCGCTGATGTTCCCCGCGCCGGTCGCCGCGCGGGTCAGCGGCGCCGCGCACGCCCGGCTGGTCTGGGGCATGGACAACATCGCCGTCATCCACGACCGGACCAAGCGCGAACTCGCCGATCTGTCAACGGAGTTGACCGAGCATCCCTGGCTGAGCTGGTTCGGCCCGATGCTGGAGCGGTACGGGCTGGAGTTCACCGACGAGATGCTGCTCGGCCAGTGGACGCTGGACCTCACGCAGTCCCGGATGCGGCAGCCGCTGGACCTCACGTACGTGCCGGTCCGCCGGGTGCCGTACAACGGGGCGGCCTCGCTGCCCGCGTGGCTGCACGCGCGGCCCGAGCGGCCCCGCGCGGTGCTGACCCTGGGCGTGAGCCGGCGCAAGATCTTCGGCAAGTACAGCGGCTTCCCGGTCGTTGAGTTCTTCGACTCGGTGTCCGGGCTGGATGCCGAGGTGGTCGCCACCCTCGACAGCCGGCAGCTCGCGACGGTCGGCACGGTGCCGAAGAACGTGCGCACCGTCGAGTACGTACCGCTCAACCAGGTTCTCCCGACCAGCTCGGCGATCATCCACCACGGAGGCGGCGGCACCTTCTCCGCGGCCGTGGCCCACCGGGTGCCGCAGCTCGTGGTGCCCCTGGTGATGTGGGACGAGATGGTCACGGCGCGCTATGTCGCCGACATGGGCGCGGGCCTGGTCGCCGACCCCGAGTCCCTGGACGTCGACGGTCTGCACCAGCAGCTCGTGCGGCTCCTGGAGGACCCCTCCTTCCAGCTCGGGGCGCGCGGCCTCTACGAGGAGATGCTCGCCGCCCCGGCCCCCAAGGACGTCGTACCCCTGCTGGAGCGGCTGACCGCCGAACGCCGCTGACGTCCGCCCGCCGGCCGGTCCGGCCCCGCCGTCCGGCCACCGCCACCCGACGAAGGTCAGCCTCCCCACCGGCACCGAACGCCGGCCTCCGAGAGGACGTCCCGCCAGATGCGCGTACTCGTGATCTCCACCCCCGTACCGACCCACTTCCTGCCGCTCGTCCCGCTGGTCTGGGCGCTGCGCGCGGCGGGGCACGACGTGCTGGTGGCCGGGCAGCCCGATGTGCTCGGTGCCGTGCGGGCCGCCGGGCTCACCGGAGTGGCCCTGGGAGAGGGCTTCGACGTCGACCGAATGCTGCTGCGGGGGCTTCCCGAGGAGCAGCGGCCGCTGCAGGCCCGACCCCGGCCGGCCCCCGAACTGGTCGGCGGATACGGCAGGTTGTGGATGGCGCACGCCAAGTCCGTCCTCGGGCACTACACCGGACTCGCCGAGGACTTCGGGCCGGAACTGATCCTCGCGGACCCGATGGAGTTCTGCTCGCTGCTCCTCGGCGCCCGGCTCGGTGTGCCGGTGGTGCACCACCGGTGGACGGTGGACGCCATCTCCGGGCCCGCCCGCCGCTCGGTGCGCCCCGGCTTCCAGGAGCTGTGCGCGCGATGGGGCCTTCCTGGGCTGCCGGATCCGACGGTCCTGCTCGACCCGTGCCCGCCGGCCCTGCGGCTGCCGGACTCCGACCCGGGCACGTCCATCCGGTACGTGCCGTACGGCGGTGGCGGCGAGGTGCCGGGGTGGCTGCGCGCGGACCGGGGACCCGGCGCCGGACGGCAGCGGGTGGCCGTCTCGCTGGGCAACACCCTGGCTCTGCACGGTGAGCCGTTCGCCAGGGATCTGCTGCGCGCCCTCGCCGGGCGGCACGGTACGGAGATCCTCGCGACGGTTCCCGAACGGCACCGGGCCGGGATCGGCGCCGTACCGGAGAACGTACGGCTGATCGATCCGCTGCCCCTGCATCTGTTCCTCGGCGGCTGCGACGCGATGGTGCACCACGGCGGGGCCGGCACCGCGATGACCGCGACCGCGTTCGGGCTGCCGCAGCTCACCTTGCCGCAGCTGGCGGACCACTTCCCGCTGGGCGACCGGCTGGCCGCGACCGGCGCGGGCCTCTCCTTCGACAAGGCGGCCGAACAGGACGACCCGCGGCTCGTCGCCGGTGCCCTGGACGCACTGCTGTCGGACCCGGCGTACCGGGAGGCGGCCCGCCGGCTGGCCGCGGACATGGCCGCGATGCCGTCCCCCGCCGCCGTGGCAGCCGATCTGGAGCGGCTGTCCGTATCACCTGCCGGGGAGGCGGGCACGCGATGCTGATCGAGGACATGGTCGTCCCCGGCGCCTTCGTGATCACGCCGCGGCAGATCCCGGACGAGCGGGGGACGTTCTACGAGGCGATGCGCGACGACTTGCTGGAGAAGGCCACCGGCGTCGCCTTCCGGCCCCGGCAGATCAACTACTCGGTGTCCAAACGCCACACGTTGCGCGGCATTCACAGCGTGAGCATTCCACCCGGGCAGGCGAAGTTCGTCACGTGTGTGCGGGGCGCGTTGCGCGACATCGTGGTCGATCTGCGGATCGGATCACCGACGTTCCTGCGGCACCAGGTCAATGAACTCGACGCGGAATCGGGCCGTTCGGTCTATGTGCCCGAAGGCGTCGGCCATGGATTTCTCGCGCTCACCGACGACGCGTGCATCTGCTACGTCGTCTCCAGCACCTATGTGCCGGGAACGCAGATCGACATCAATCCGCTCGACCCGGAACTCGGTCTGCCGTGGAACTGCCCCGAGATCCCGCTCATTTCCGACAAGGACGCCAAGGCACCGACCGTGGCCGAGGCCGCGGCGGCGGGCATTCTGCCCCGACTCAGCAAGGCAGGGACACCGTGAGGATCCTCTTCGTCGCCGCGGGCAGCCCCGCGACCGTTTTCGCGCTCGCCCCGCTGGCCACCGCCGCCCGCAATGCCGGGCACCAGGTCGTGATGGCCGCGAACGCCGACATGATGCCGCACATCACCGGCTCCGGCCTGCCCGGTGTTCCGACCACCCACTGGCCGATCAGGGACTTCATCACGCAGGACCGCGAGGGAAACCCGGAGGCGATTCCCTCCGACCCGGTCGAACAGGCGCTGTTCACCGGCCGCTGGTTCGCCCGCATGGCGGCCGAGAGCCTGCCGCGCATGCTGGAGTTCGCCCGGTCCTGGCGGCCGGACCTCGTCGTCGGCGGCACCATGTGCTACGTCGCCCCGCTGGTCGCCGCCCATCTGAGGATCCCGCATGTGCGCCAGGCCTGGGACGCCATCGAGGCCGACGGCATCCATCCGGGCGCCGAGGCAGAACTCGCCCCGGAGCTCGCGGAGTTGGGCCTGAGCCGGTTGCCTGTCCCCGACCTCTTCGTGGACATCTGCCCGCCCAGTCTGCGCCCCGCGAACGCCGAACCGGCACAGATGATGCGCTACGTCCCGGCCAACGGGCAGCGGCTCCTGGAACCGTGGATGTACGCGCGCGGCGAGCGCCGCCGGATCTGCGTGACCTCGGGCAGCAGGGTCGCCCGGGACAGCTACGACAGGAACTTCGAGTTCCTGCGCGGGCTGGCCAAGGAGGTCACCGCGTGGGACGTCGAACTCATCGTCGCCGCCCCGGACGAGGTGGCCGAAGCCCTCACCGCCGAACTGCCGGGCCTGCGCGCCGGCTGGGTGCCCCTCGACGTCATCGCGCTCACCTGCGACCTGCTGGTCCATCACGCCGGTGGCGTCAGCACCCTGACCGGCCTGAACGCGGGGGTGCCCCAACTGCTCATCCCCAAGGGGGCCGTCATGGAAGTGCCGGCCCTCCGCGTCGCCGAGCGCGGGGCGGCGATCACGCTGCTGCCCGGCGAGGACACGGACCAGCGGATCGCCGAATCCTGCGAGGAACTGCTCTCGCGCTCCGGGTACCGCGAGCGGGCGGGCGAACTCTCCGCGGAGATCGCCGCGATGCCGCTGCCCTCCGACGTCGTCGCGGCACTGGCACTGCTGTGAGCCGCGACGGCACCGCTCTGAGCCGCCGCGGAACCGCTGTAAGCCGCCACGGCACCGCTGTAAGCCGCCACGGCACCGCTCCGCGTCGCACTGGACCTGCTCCGCATCCCGAAAGGCACGCACACGTGAATCGAGAGGACCCCTCATGAAGGCGCTTGTGCTGGCAGGCGGTTCCGGTACCCGCCTGCGACCCTTCAGCTATTCGATGCCGAAACAGCTCATCCCGATCGCCAATACGCCCGTCCTGGTCCATGTCCTGGACAACATCCGGGACCTGGGCGTGACCGACATCGGCGTCATCGTCGGCAACCGCGGCCCCGACATCGAGGCCGCGCTCGGCGACGGCTCCCGACACGGAGTGAAACTCACCTATCTCCTTCAGGACGCCCCGCGTGGCCTCGCCCACACCGTCGCCGTCGCCCGGGACTTCCTCGGGGACGACGACTTCGTCATGTACCTGGGCGACAACGTGCTGCCCGAAGGGGTGGCCGCGACCGCCGAGGCCTTCACCGTCCGGCGCCCGGCCGCGCAGATCGTGGTGCACAAGGTGCCCGACCCGCGCCAGTTCGGGGTCGCCGAACTCGGGCCGGACGGCGAGGTGGTGCGCCTGGTGGAGAAGCCGGCCGAGCCGCGCAGCGACATGGCGCTGGTCGGCGTGTACTTCTTCACCTCCGCCATTCACCGCGCCGTGGACTCGATCAGGCCGAGCGCCCGCGGCGAGCTGGAGATCACCGACGCCATCCAGTGGCTGCTCGCCTCCGGCGCCGAGGTCCGGGCCACCCAGTACGACGGCTACTGGAAGGACGCCGGGAACGTCGAGGACGTCCTGGACTGCAACCGCTACCTGCTGGAGCGGCTGGCGCCGGCCGTGGCGGGACATGTCGACGCCGCCAGTGAACTGGTGGGCACCGTCGTCGTCGAGGCGGGCGCCCGCGTCACACGCTCCCGTATCGAGGGCCCGGCGATCATCGGCGCGGGCGCCGTGGTGGAGGACAGCCACATCGGACCGCACACGTCCATCGGCCGCGGCTGCCTGGTCAGTGACAGCGGGCTGGAGAACTCCATCGCGCTCGACGAGGCGTCGGTCAGCGGCGTCAGGGGCCTGCGCAGCTCGCTGATCGGGCGCGCGGCCTCCGTCGGAGCCACCGAGCAGGGCGCCGGCCGGTACCGGCTGGTCGTCGGAGACCACACCCGAGTGGAGGTCACGGTATGAGGATCCTCGTCACCGGAGCGGCCGGGTTCATCGGCTCCCACTTCGTCCGACGCCTGCTGGCCGACGCGTACAGCGGCTGGGAGGGCGCCCAGGTCACCGCCCTGGACAAGCTGACGTACGCCGGAAACCGCGACAACCTGCCGGGGACGCACGAACGGCTGGTGTTCGTGCGCGGCGACGTCTGCGACCGCGGCCTGATGCGCGAACTGGTCCCCGGCCACGACGCGGTGGTGCACTTCGCCGCCGAGACGCACGTCGACCGCTCGCTGGAGGGCGCGGGCGACTTCTTCCGTACGAACGTCCTCGGCACCCAGACGCTGCTCGACGCCGTGCTCGACAGCGGGGTGGACCGGGTCGTGCACGTGTCCACGGACGAGGTGTACGGCTCCATCACGGAGGGCTCCTGGACCGAGGAGTGGCCGCTCGCGCCCAATTCGCCGTACGCGGCCTCGAAGGCGGGCTCCGACCTGGTGGCCCGCGCCTACTGGCGCACCCACGGCGTCGACCTGTCGGTCACCCGCTGCTCCAACAACTACGGGCCCTACCAGCACCCCGAGAAGCTCATCCCGCTGTTCGTCACGAACCTGCTCGAGGGACGCCGGGTGCCGCTGTACGGCGACGGCGGCAACGTCCGTGAGTGGCTGCACGTGGACGACCACTGCCGGGGCATCCACCTGGTCCTCAATCAGGGACGGGCCGGTGAGATCTACAACATCGGCGGCGGCAACGAGCGCACCAACCTCGCCATCACCGAGCAGCTCCTCGAACTGACCTGCTCGGACGCGGCCGCGATCCAGCGGGTCGCCGACCGCAAGGCACACGACCTGCGCTACTCGATCGACGAGACCAAGATCCGCGAGGAGCTGGGCTACGCCCCGCTCATCGGATTCGAGCAGGGCCTCGCCGACACGGTCGCCTGGTACCGGGACAACCCCGACTGGTGGAAGGCCGCCAAGCACGGGACGGACCGGGCCGTTGCCTGACCTCGGCGGGTCCGCCTCCTCCCGCACGGTGGTCGTGCTCGGCGGCACCGGGTTCCTCGGGCGTCACATCGGTGCGGCGTTCGGCGCGCTCGGGGCGCGGGTGCATCTGGTCTCGCCCAGCGCGGGGCCCGGCGCCAAGCCCGGCGCGGAGCCCGGCATGCAGCCCGGCGCGGAGCCCGGCGCGGAGCCCGGCGCCAAGCCCGGCGCGGAGCCCGGCATGCAGCCCGGCGCGGGATGCCCCGCCCTCATCCGCCTCGACGTAGTCGCCGCCTCGCCCCGGGAACTCGCCGCACTGCTCGCCAGGGTCGGCGCCGACACCGTCGTCAACGCGGCCGGCCGGGCCTGGCGGGCCGACGAGGCGCAGATGGCCGCGGCCAACGCCGAGTTGGTCGCGAAGGTCACCGAGGCGCTCGCCGCGCTGCCCCGGGAGCCGGGCGGACCCCGGCTGATCCACCTGGGCAGCGTCCACGAGTACGGGGCCGGCACTCCCGGCGGCGCCACCCCCGAGGACTGGCCGGCGGCACCGGTCACCCCGTACGGACGCACCAAACTCCTCGGCACGCAGGCGGTGTTGCGGGCCGTGCGGGAGCGGAACGTCGAGGGGGTGGTGCTCCGGCTCGCCAACGTGATCGGTGCCGGAACCCCGGCCGGGAGTCTCTTCGGCGACGTGGCCGCGCACCTGGCCGACGCCGCGCGCGCCGAGGCCGCCGGGGAGCGGGCGGACGCACTACGCCTGCCGCCGCTGCGCGCGGCCCGCGACCTGGTGGACGTACGGGACGTGGTGGACGCCGTGCTGGCCGCGGCCCGCGTGCCCGCCACGTACGTCAACGGGCGGGTGATCAACGTGGGCCGGGGCGAGGCAGTGCCCGTCCGGGACGTGATCGACCGGATGGTCGCGCTCAGCGGCCTCGACGTGCCGGTGACCGAGGGGGCCGGCGTCCCACCGGGCCGCAGCGACGTCGACCGGCAGTGCCTGGACGTCTCCCTGGCCCGGGAGCTGCTCGGCTGGGCACCGAGCCGCCCCCTGGACTCCGCACTGCGCGACCTCCTCGCGGCCGCCCTGCCGCCCGTCAAGCCCGCGGGCGCCGAGCCGCCGCTCACCTTCGCGGCCGCCGAGCCGCCCGTCAACGAAAGGACAGGATGATGAGCGACCCCAAGGAACAGGTGCTCGAAGCGGTTCGGGCGTACCACCGAGTGAGCGCCCCGGAGCGGGAGTTCGTGCCCGGCACCACGGAGATCTGGCCGTCGGGCGCGGTCCTGGAGGAGGAGGACCGGGTGGCGCTGGTGGAGGCCGCCCTGGAGATGCGGATCGCCGCCGGGCGCAGCCAGCGCAAGTTCGAGTCGGCGTTCGCGCGGCGGCTGAAGCGGCGCAAGGCTCATCTCACCAACTCGGGCTCGTCGGCAAACCTGCTGGCCGTCTCGGCGCTCACCTCCCCCGCCCTGGAGGACCGGCGGCTGAAGCCGGGCGACGAGATCGTCACCGTCGCGGCGGGCTTCCCCACCACCGTCAACCCGATCCTGCAGAACGGGCTCATCCCGGTCTTCGTCGACGTCGACCTCACGACGTACAACGCGACCGCCGACCGGGTCGCCGCGGCCATCGGGCCGAAGACGCGCGCCATCATCATCGCGCACGCGCTCGGCAACCCCTTCGAGGTCACGGCGATCGCGCAACTCGCCGAGGAGCACGACCTGTTCCTCATCGAGGACAACTGCGACGCGGTGGGCTCGCTCTACGACGGGCAGCTCACCGGCACCTTCGGCGACATGACGACGGTCAGCTTCTATCCGGCGCACCACCTCACCATGGGCGAGGGCGGTTGTGTGCTGACCTCGAACCTGGCGCTGGCGCGGATCGTGGAGTCGCTGCGCGACTGGGGACGCGACTGCTGGTGCGAGCCGGGCGAGAACGACAAGTGCCTCAAACGGTTCACGTACCAGATGGGCACGCTGCCGGCCGGGTACGACCACAAGTACATTTTCTCGCACGTCGGTTACAACCTGAAGGCCACCGACATCCAGGCCGCCCTGGGCCTGACCCAGCTCGCCAAGCTGGACGACTTCATCGACGCCCGCAAGCGCAACTGGCGGCGGCTGCGCGAGGGGCTGGACGGCGTTCCGGGACTGCTGCTGCCGGAGGCGACGCCCCGCTCCGACCCGAGCTGGTTCGGGTTCGTGCTCACCGTGGACCCCGAGGCTCCGTTCGGCCGCGCCGAGCTGGTGGACTTCCTGGAGGACCGCAGGATCGGCACGAGGCGGCTGTTCGCCGGCAACCTCACCCGGCACCCCGCCTACATCGGCCGGCCCCATCGTGTCGTCGGCGAGCTGACGAACAGCGACATCATCACGGAGCACACCTTCTGGATCGGGGTCTACCCGGCGCTCACCGACGAAATGCTGGACTACGTGACCGCGTCGATCAAGGAGTTCGTGGCCGCGCGCGGCTGAGCCCGACGGCCGGCCTCCCGGCGTGGGCGTCTCCCGGAGCCGACGGCCTCCTCCCTCCCAGAGATCAGGACGACGACGTATGGACATTGTGGGAACCGGGTTCCTGGCGCGGAATCTGCGTCCACTGGCCGGCCGGCATCCGGACACCGTGGCCCTCGCGGCGGGGGTGTCCTGGGCGAGCGGCACCTCGGACGCGGACTTCGCGCGGGAGGCCGCGCTGCTGCGCGACGTCGCGAAGCACTGCGTGGCCACCGGGCGGCGGCTGCTGTTCTTCTCCACGGCGTCGACGGGGATGTACGGGCTCGCCGAGGGCCCCGGCAGGGAGGACACCCCGGTGGTCCCCTGCACCCCTTACGGCGCGCACAAAGTGGCGCTCGAAGGGCTGGTGCGGGAGACGGGCGCCGACCACCTCATCCTGCGGCTGGGGCATCTGGTCGGCCCGAACCAGCCGGAGCATCAGCTGCTGCCCACGCTGGTACGGCAGTTGCGCGAGGGAGTGGTGCGGGTGCACCGGGGCGCCGCCCGGGACCTGATCGCCGTACGGGACGTCATCACCGTCATCGACCGGCTGCTCGCCACCGGTCTGCGCTCGGAGACGGTCAACGTGGCGTCCGGTCACGCCGTCCCCGTGGACGAGATCGTCGACCATCTCGCCGCCGGACTGGGGCTCGTGGCACGCCGGGAGTACCTGGACATCGGCGGCCAGCACGTCATCTCCATCGAGAAGCTGCGCTCCCTGGTGCCCCAGGTGGCCGCGATGGGCTTCGGCCCCGACTACTACCGGCGTGTCCTGACCGAATTCACCGCGGCCGCGCACGTGTGACCCGGCCGCCACCGACCCGCGAAAGGCGTTGAAGCACCCGCGTTGACTTCCTCCCCCTCGTAAACGAGGGGGATTCCTACGGCTCGCGCCGTGGGGTTTTGATGGCGCGGGCCAGGCTCCGGTTCGTCTGCAAGTGCCGCAGCGTCTGCTGCGCTGCCGCACCCCGGACACCCCCACACACAGGGAGTTCTCTGATGCTGTCTCACACCCTTCAGCCGCGCGCCGGGACCGATCTGCCCGGCCGGCTGGCGCTGTCGGCCGCCACCTCCCGAGGCGCCCGTCTGGCGACCGCCGACTTCCCTGGCTGGCTCGCCGCGCGCGGCCGGGCCAACGCCTTCCGCGTGGACCGTGTCCCGTTCGCCGAGCTCCAGGGCTGGTCGTTCGAGGAGCGGACCGGCAACCTCGTGCACCGCAGCGGCCGGTTCTTCACGGTCGAGGGCCTGCACGTCACCGAGCGGGACGGCCCGTACGGCGACGGCCCGTACGCCGACTGGTACCAGCCGGTCATCAAGCAGCCGGAGGTCGGTGTCCTCGGCATCCTCGTCAAGGAGTTCGACGGGGTCCTCCACTTCCTGATGCAGGCGAAGATGGAGCCTGGCAACCCGAACCTGCTCCAGCTCTCGCCCACGGTCCAGGCCACCCGCTCCAACTACACCAAGGCGCACCAGGGCGCGGACGTGAAGTACATCGAGCACTTCGTCGGTCCGGGCCGCGGCCGGGTGATCGCGGACGTGCTGCAGTCCGAGCACGGCTCGTGGTTCTTCCGCAAGTCCAACCGGAACATGATCGTGGAGGCGTCCGGCGACGTCCCCCTCCTCGACGACTTCTGCTGGCTCACCCTCAGCCAGATCGGCGAACTGCTCCACCAGGACAACGTCATCAACATGGACTCGCGCACCGTCCTGTCCTGTCTCCCCTTGCCGCAGACCGCGTCCGGCGCGCTGTTGTCCGACGTGGAGCTG
This genomic interval from Streptomyces dengpaensis contains the following:
- a CDS encoding NAD-dependent epimerase/dehydratase family protein gives rise to the protein MPDLGGSASSRTVVVLGGTGFLGRHIGAAFGALGARVHLVSPSAGPGAKPGAEPGMQPGAEPGAEPGAKPGAEPGMQPGAGCPALIRLDVVAASPRELAALLARVGADTVVNAAGRAWRADEAQMAAANAELVAKVTEALAALPREPGGPRLIHLGSVHEYGAGTPGGATPEDWPAAPVTPYGRTKLLGTQAVLRAVRERNVEGVVLRLANVIGAGTPAGSLFGDVAAHLADAARAEAAGERADALRLPPLRAARDLVDVRDVVDAVLAAARVPATYVNGRVINVGRGEAVPVRDVIDRMVALSGLDVPVTEGAGVPPGRSDVDRQCLDVSLARELLGWAPSRPLDSALRDLLAAALPPVKPAGAEPPLTFAAAEPPVNERTG
- a CDS encoding NDP-hexose 2,3-dehydratase family protein; translated protein: MLSHTLQPRAGTDLPGRLALSAATSRGARLATADFPGWLAARGRANAFRVDRVPFAELQGWSFEERTGNLVHRSGRFFTVEGLHVTERDGPYGDGPYADWYQPVIKQPEVGVLGILVKEFDGVLHFLMQAKMEPGNPNLLQLSPTVQATRSNYTKAHQGADVKYIEHFVGPGRGRVIADVLQSEHGSWFFRKSNRNMIVEASGDVPLLDDFCWLTLSQIGELLHQDNVINMDSRTVLSCLPLPQTASGALLSDVELLSWITGERSRHDVHAERVPLAGLPGWRRDEMAVAHEEGRYFKVVAVSVQAGNREVTSWTQPLFEPVGRGVTAFLTRAFDGVPHVLVHARVEGGFLDTVELGPTVQYTPGNYAHLPEKERPLFLDTVLDAPAERVRYEAVHAEEGGRFLHAESRYLLVDADERDAPLDPPPGYAWVTPDQLTWLVRHGHYLNVQARTLLACLNALPGRTP
- the rfbH gene encoding lipopolysaccharide biosynthesis protein RfbH yields the protein MSDPKEQVLEAVRAYHRVSAPEREFVPGTTEIWPSGAVLEEEDRVALVEAALEMRIAAGRSQRKFESAFARRLKRRKAHLTNSGSSANLLAVSALTSPALEDRRLKPGDEIVTVAAGFPTTVNPILQNGLIPVFVDVDLTTYNATADRVAAAIGPKTRAIIIAHALGNPFEVTAIAQLAEEHDLFLIEDNCDAVGSLYDGQLTGTFGDMTTVSFYPAHHLTMGEGGCVLTSNLALARIVESLRDWGRDCWCEPGENDKCLKRFTYQMGTLPAGYDHKYIFSHVGYNLKATDIQAALGLTQLAKLDDFIDARKRNWRRLREGLDGVPGLLLPEATPRSDPSWFGFVLTVDPEAPFGRAELVDFLEDRRIGTRRLFAGNLTRHPAYIGRPHRVVGELTNSDIITEHTFWIGVYPALTDEMLDYVTASIKEFVAARG
- a CDS encoding NAD-dependent epimerase/dehydratase family protein, coding for MDIVGTGFLARNLRPLAGRHPDTVALAAGVSWASGTSDADFAREAALLRDVAKHCVATGRRLLFFSTASTGMYGLAEGPGREDTPVVPCTPYGAHKVALEGLVRETGADHLILRLGHLVGPNQPEHQLLPTLVRQLREGVVRVHRGAARDLIAVRDVITVIDRLLATGLRSETVNVASGHAVPVDEIVDHLAAGLGLVARREYLDIGGQHVISIEKLRSLVPQVAAMGFGPDYYRRVLTEFTAAAHV